In Rhizobium sp. ARZ01, a genomic segment contains:
- a CDS encoding Na/Pi cotransporter family protein, giving the protein MESTIVMINLFGAVALLLFGLAQVKDGVTRAFGGRLRKGLALGTGGPFRAFVAGFLSTIALQSSTATALMTASFVEKNLIRSRMAQIVLLGANVGTAVTAWIVATGIEWVSPLVILIGVVLYRSRSTVRQGAGAAMVGVGLMLLSLHLLSLATEPMRQSPALAAFLTLLDGAWPVALAFSTVLAFISSSSLAVVVLILSLTTMGILSPALTIVLVLGANLGGAIPPVIATLKSPAPARRVTIANLLVRAVGCVIALPFAGMAADALAQLPLPATKLPVDAHLAFNIVVAMIFWPLSPVLARLMERLVPDEPKGETGPQYLEETALATPVVALSGATREVLRVGDLIETMLIHTMKAFEENSLSELEKIGSYEKQVDELQQAIKIYLSRLGHQGLNEENSARSIVIIDYAINLEHIGDIIEKGLQEQVRKKIVNGLRFSTDGYAELTGLFNLTVENLRIAQTILVTRDFALARQLVEVKVAVRRMEKESSERHLARLRDGRLDSLQTSSLHLDMLRDLKRINAHLVSVAYPILDESGLLVESRLRGTE; this is encoded by the coding sequence ATGGAATCGACCATCGTGATGATCAACCTCTTCGGTGCGGTTGCCCTGCTGCTGTTCGGTCTGGCGCAGGTGAAGGACGGCGTTACGCGCGCCTTCGGCGGTCGCCTCCGCAAAGGGCTTGCGCTCGGCACGGGCGGGCCGTTCCGCGCCTTCGTGGCTGGCTTCCTGTCGACGATTGCCCTGCAAAGCTCAACCGCAACCGCGCTGATGACGGCGTCTTTCGTCGAGAAAAACCTCATTCGTTCGCGTATGGCGCAGATCGTGTTACTGGGCGCCAATGTCGGGACGGCTGTGACCGCCTGGATTGTCGCGACCGGGATCGAGTGGGTCTCGCCGCTGGTCATCCTGATAGGTGTTGTCCTCTACAGATCAAGATCGACTGTACGGCAGGGGGCGGGCGCCGCGATGGTTGGCGTGGGTTTGATGCTGCTGTCGCTCCATCTCTTGAGCCTTGCGACCGAGCCGATGCGCCAGTCGCCGGCGCTGGCTGCATTCCTGACCCTGCTTGACGGCGCCTGGCCTGTGGCATTGGCTTTCTCCACCGTGCTCGCCTTCATTTCTTCATCGAGCCTTGCCGTTGTCGTGCTGATCCTGTCGCTGACGACGATGGGCATCCTGTCGCCTGCATTGACGATCGTGCTGGTGCTCGGTGCCAATCTCGGTGGCGCGATTCCGCCCGTGATCGCAACGCTCAAGTCGCCGGCCCCCGCGCGCCGCGTCACGATCGCAAATCTGCTTGTGCGGGCGGTCGGCTGTGTGATCGCGCTTCCGTTCGCCGGGATGGCTGCCGACGCGCTCGCCCAATTGCCGTTGCCGGCCACGAAACTGCCGGTCGATGCCCACCTAGCCTTCAACATCGTCGTGGCAATGATCTTCTGGCCGCTCTCGCCTGTGCTCGCGCGTCTGATGGAGCGCCTCGTGCCGGACGAACCGAAGGGGGAAACCGGACCGCAATACCTAGAGGAGACAGCGCTTGCGACTCCGGTCGTGGCGCTTTCGGGGGCAACCCGGGAAGTCCTGCGCGTCGGTGATCTCATCGAGACGATGCTGATCCATACGATGAAGGCCTTCGAGGAGAACAGTCTTTCGGAACTGGAGAAAATCGGCTCCTACGAGAAGCAGGTCGATGAGTTGCAGCAGGCGATCAAGATTTATCTCTCCCGCCTCGGCCACCAGGGGCTGAATGAAGAGAATTCCGCCAGGTCGATCGTCATCATCGACTATGCGATCAACCTCGAGCATATCGGTGACATCATCGAGAAAGGCCTGCAGGAGCAGGTGCGTAAGAAAATCGTCAACGGATTGCGCTTTTCTACCGATGGTTATGCAGAACTGACCGGGCTCTTCAATCTGACCGTCGAGAATCTCCGTATTGCCCAGACGATCCTCGTCACCCGCGATTTTGCCCTGGCGCGGCAACTGGTCGAGGTGAAGGTTGCGGTGCGGCGCATGGAGAAGGAGTCGTCCGAGCGCCACCTTGCACGCCTGCGCGATGGTCGCCTCGACAGCCTGCAGACGAGTTCGCTCCATCTCGACATGCTTCGGGACCTGAAACGGATCAACGCGCATCTGGTGTCAGTTGCCTA